The Brenneria rubrifaciens genome has a window encoding:
- the prlC gene encoding oligopeptidase A, translated as MTNPLLTPFTLPPFSSMKIEDIVPAVKTALEECRQTVERVVAQSGAFTWDNLCQPLADSNDRLSRVFSPVSHLNSVKNSAELRTAYEQCLPLLSEHSTWMGQHAGLYQAYRSLRDGEHYHALSVAQKKSVDNALRDFELSGIGLPPEKQKRYGEIAARLSELGSQYSNNVLDATMGWSKLVTDITELDGMPESALAAAKALAESKEQEGWLLTLDIPSYLPVMTYCSNQALREEMYRAYATRASDQGPHAGKWDNSAIMAEKLALRHELAQLLGFDSYAHQSLATKMAETPQQVIDFLTDLAKRARPQGEEELAQLRAFAKANFGVDELQAWDITYYSEQQKQHLYAISDEQLRPYFPEHRVVAGLFEVVKRIYGITAKERKDVDVWHPDVRFFDLFDESGELRGSFYLDLYAREHKRGGAWMGDCVGRLRKGNGELQKPVAYLICNFNRPVNGKPALFTHNEVTTLFHEFGHGLHHMLTQIDTAGVAGIDGVPWDAVELPSQFMENWCWEPQALAFISGHYETGEPLPQALLEKMLAAKNYQAALFILRQLEFGLFDFRLHAEFDPAKGAQILPTLAEIKAQVAVVPSPAWGRFPHAFSHIFAGGYAAGYYSYLWADVLAADAYSRFKEEGIFNRETGQSFLDNILSRGGSEAPMELFKRFRGREPELDAMLHHYGIKG; from the coding sequence ATGACGAACCCATTATTGACCCCATTCACGCTGCCCCCCTTTTCCAGCATGAAAATCGAAGATATCGTTCCGGCGGTAAAAACCGCGCTGGAGGAGTGCCGTCAGACGGTAGAACGCGTTGTAGCCCAGTCAGGTGCGTTCACCTGGGATAACCTTTGCCAACCGCTGGCAGACAGCAACGATCGCCTTAGCCGGGTTTTTTCGCCGGTCAGCCATTTGAACTCGGTTAAAAATAGCGCGGAATTACGCACCGCTTACGAGCAGTGCCTGCCGCTACTGTCCGAACACAGCACCTGGATGGGCCAGCACGCCGGACTTTATCAGGCCTATCGCAGCCTGCGGGACGGCGAGCATTACCACGCGCTGAGCGTCGCACAAAAGAAATCCGTCGACAACGCGCTGCGCGATTTTGAGTTGTCCGGTATCGGTCTGCCGCCGGAAAAGCAAAAGCGCTATGGTGAAATCGCCGCCCGTCTGTCAGAGCTGGGGTCGCAGTACAGCAATAACGTGCTGGACGCCACCATGGGCTGGAGCAAACTGGTCACGGATATCACCGAGCTGGATGGTATGCCGGAAAGCGCTTTGGCGGCCGCCAAAGCGCTGGCGGAATCAAAAGAACAGGAAGGCTGGCTGCTGACGCTGGATATCCCCAGCTACCTGCCGGTCATGACCTATTGTTCCAATCAGGCGCTGCGTGAGGAAATGTATCGCGCCTATGCGACCCGCGCCTCCGATCAGGGGCCGCACGCCGGGAAATGGGATAACAGCGCAATCATGGCGGAAAAACTGGCGCTGCGCCACGAGCTGGCGCAACTGCTCGGTTTTGACAGCTATGCGCACCAGTCGCTGGCCACAAAAATGGCGGAAACCCCGCAGCAGGTTATCGACTTCCTGACCGATCTGGCAAAACGCGCGCGTCCTCAGGGCGAGGAGGAACTGGCGCAGTTACGCGCCTTCGCAAAAGCAAACTTCGGTGTGGATGAATTACAGGCGTGGGATATCACCTATTACAGCGAACAGCAAAAACAGCACCTGTACGCCATCAGTGACGAGCAACTCCGCCCATACTTCCCGGAGCACCGTGTGGTGGCGGGTCTGTTTGAAGTGGTGAAGCGCATTTACGGCATTACGGCCAAAGAGCGCAAAGACGTGGATGTGTGGCACCCGGATGTTCGGTTCTTCGATCTGTTTGATGAAAGCGGCGAACTGCGCGGCAGCTTCTATCTCGATCTCTATGCCCGCGAACATAAACGCGGCGGCGCCTGGATGGGGGACTGCGTAGGCCGCCTGCGTAAAGGCAATGGCGAACTGCAAAAGCCGGTCGCCTACCTGATCTGCAACTTTAACCGTCCGGTCAACGGCAAACCGGCGCTGTTCACCCACAACGAAGTCACCACGCTGTTTCATGAATTCGGTCACGGGCTGCACCACATGCTCACTCAGATCGATACCGCCGGGGTAGCGGGTATCGACGGCGTGCCGTGGGATGCCGTCGAACTGCCAAGCCAGTTCATGGAAAACTGGTGCTGGGAGCCGCAAGCGCTGGCCTTTATCTCCGGTCATTACGAAACAGGCGAGCCACTGCCGCAAGCGCTGCTGGAGAAAATGCTGGCGGCGAAAAACTATCAGGCAGCGCTGTTCATTCTGCGTCAATTAGAGTTCGGCCTGTTTGATTTCCGTCTGCATGCTGAGTTTGATCCCGCCAAAGGCGCACAGATCCTGCCAACGCTGGCTGAAATCAAAGCGCAGGTCGCCGTGGTGCCAAGTCCAGCCTGGGGCCGTTTCCCGCACGCGTTCAGCCATATTTTCGCGGGCGGTTACGCCGCAGGCTACTACAGTTATCTGTGGGCCGACGTGTTGGCGGCCGATGCCTATTCCCGTTTTAAAGAAGAAGGCATTTTCAATCGCGAAACCGGTCAGTCGTTCCTGGATAACATCCTGTCCCGCGGCGGTTCCGAAGCGCCGATGGAACTCTTCAAACGCTTCCGGGGCCGTGAACCCGAACTGGATGCCATGCTGCATCATTATGGCATTAAAGGATGA
- the rsmJ gene encoding 16S rRNA (guanine(1516)-N(2))-methyltransferase RsmJ — translation MNICLRAEDGADAGALSLLAGRWGLVSDPCAAVTLVLTPQRLELRKQDEPRLGAIYVDFVAGPMAHRRRFGGGRGEAVAKAVGIKKDYLPDVVDATAGLGRDAFVLASLGCHVRMLERHPVVAALLDDGLQRGYQDTEIGPWLRERLTLLHASSLTALRDIAPAPDVVYLDPMFPHRRKSALVKKEMRVFQSLVGADDDADALLAPARTLAKKRVVVKRPDYAPPLAGVPAQSMLETKSHRFDFYLPLSRDGLPL, via the coding sequence ATGAATATTTGCCTGAGGGCAGAAGACGGCGCTGACGCTGGCGCCTTGTCCCTGCTGGCCGGGCGTTGGGGATTGGTTTCCGATCCCTGCGCCGCCGTAACGCTGGTGCTGACGCCGCAGCGGTTGGAACTGCGTAAGCAGGATGAACCCAGGCTCGGCGCCATCTACGTCGATTTCGTTGCCGGACCGATGGCGCACCGGCGTCGTTTCGGCGGCGGACGCGGCGAGGCCGTCGCCAAAGCGGTGGGCATCAAAAAGGATTATCTGCCCGATGTGGTGGACGCCACCGCGGGATTAGGGCGTGATGCTTTTGTGCTGGCGTCGCTTGGCTGCCACGTCCGGATGCTGGAGCGTCACCCCGTCGTGGCGGCGCTGCTGGATGATGGATTGCAACGCGGCTATCAGGATACGGAAATCGGCCCGTGGCTGCGAGAGCGTCTCACGCTGCTGCACGCCTCAAGTCTGACGGCGCTCCGGGATATTGCGCCCGCGCCCGATGTGGTCTATCTCGACCCGATGTTTCCCCATCGGCGAAAAAGCGCGCTGGTGAAAAAAGAGATGCGGGTTTTTCAGTCACTGGTGGGCGCCGACGATGATGCCGATGCTTTACTGGCGCCGGCGAGAACGCTGGCAAAGAAACGCGTGGTAGTGAAACGGCCGGATTACGCCCCGCCGCTGGCGGGCGTACCGGCACAATCCATGCTCGAAACTAAAAGCCACCGCTTTGATTTTTATCTGCCGCTGTCGCGAGATGGGTTACCCCTATGA
- the uspA gene encoding universal stress protein UspA, with amino-acid sequence MAYKHILIAVDLSPESKVLVEKAVSMAKPYNAKVSLIHVDVNYSDLYTGLIDVNLGDMQQRISEETQNALTELSQNAGYPIAETLSGSGDLGQVLVDAIKKYDVDLVLCGHHQDFWSKLMSSARQLINTIHIDMLIVPLRDEEED; translated from the coding sequence ATGGCTTACAAACATATCCTTATTGCTGTTGATCTTTCTCCAGAAAGTAAAGTGTTAGTGGAGAAAGCGGTTTCAATGGCAAAACCGTATAACGCAAAGGTTTCTTTAATTCATGTCGATGTGAATTACTCCGATCTTTATACCGGGCTGATTGATGTCAATTTGGGCGATATGCAGCAACGAATTTCCGAAGAAACCCAGAATGCGTTGACCGAGCTGTCTCAGAATGCGGGGTATCCTATTGCCGAGACGCTAAGCGGCAGCGGCGATTTGGGGCAGGTACTGGTGGATGCGATCAAAAAATACGATGTTGATTTGGTTCTCTGTGGTCACCATCAGGATTTCTGGAGCAAACTGATGTCGTCCGCGCGTCAGCTGATTAACACCATTCACATCGATATGCTGATCGTTCCGCTACGCGACGAGGAGGAGGACTAG
- the uspB gene encoding universal stress protein UspB: MISTFALFWALCVVCIINMARYYSSLRVLLLVLRDCDPLLYQYVDGGGFFTSHGQPSKQIRLVRYIYAQRYLEHHDPEFIRRCERVRGQFLLTTALCGLVVISLIAMLIWY; encoded by the coding sequence ATGATCAGTACATTTGCGCTTTTCTGGGCTTTATGTGTTGTCTGTATCATCAATATGGCGCGATATTATTCTTCACTACGCGTACTGCTGCTGGTGCTGCGTGACTGCGACCCGCTGCTTTACCAATACGTCGATGGGGGTGGTTTTTTCACATCACACGGACAGCCAAGCAAGCAAATCAGGCTGGTACGCTATATCTACGCTCAACGTTATCTTGAACATCACGATCCTGAATTCATACGCCGCTGTGAAAGGGTTCGGGGACAGTTCCTGCTGACGACGGCGCTATGTGGATTGGTGGTTATCAGTTTAATCGCGATGCTGATTTGGTACTGA
- the pitA gene encoding inorganic phosphate transporter PitA, producing the protein MLHLFAGLDYYTGLMLILALLFVLFYEAINGFHDTANAVATVIYTRAMRAQFAVVMAGLFNFLGVLLGGLSVAYAIVHLLPTDLLLNVSSAHGLAMVFSMLLAAIIWNLGTWYLGIPASSSHTLIGAIIGIGLTNALLTDTSVVDALNLPKMITIFLSLILSPIAGLIIAGLMVFLLRRFWNNSKKRKRVHLTPVDREKQDGKRKPPFWTRTALILSAIGVSFSHGANDGQKGIGLIMLVLIGVAPAGFIVNMSASGYDISRTRDAVVNLQEYSQQHGAALKQVIDLSPPLIPAPEKTISANRQTEFHCDGARVMLAIDHALALLNNLKSYDQLDAEDRSQVRRLLMCISDSLDRIIALSETPAEDKRYLSNLRKDLLQTIEYAPIWIIIAVALALSLGTMVGWKRVATTIGEKIGKNGMTYAQGVSAQVTAALSIGVASYTGMPVSTTHVLSSAVAGTMIVDGGGVQSKTVKNILLAWVLTLPVSLMLSGTLYWLALKLI; encoded by the coding sequence ATGCTGCATTTATTTGCCGGACTGGATTATTACACCGGCCTGATGTTGATTCTGGCTTTGCTGTTTGTACTGTTTTATGAAGCTATCAACGGCTTCCACGATACAGCAAATGCCGTCGCTACCGTTATCTACACCCGCGCCATGCGAGCGCAGTTCGCCGTTGTCATGGCGGGTCTCTTTAATTTTTTAGGGGTGCTGCTGGGCGGTTTGAGCGTTGCTTACGCGATTGTCCACCTGCTGCCGACCGATTTATTACTGAATGTCAGTTCCGCCCATGGTTTGGCGATGGTGTTTTCCATGCTGCTGGCGGCGATAATCTGGAATCTCGGAACCTGGTATTTGGGTATTCCGGCTTCCAGTTCACATACCTTGATCGGCGCCATCATCGGTATCGGTTTAACTAACGCGCTATTGACGGATACGTCGGTGGTAGATGCCCTCAATCTGCCTAAAATGATCACTATTTTCCTGTCACTCATCCTGTCACCGATTGCGGGCCTGATTATCGCAGGGCTGATGGTCTTTTTATTGCGCCGTTTCTGGAACAACAGCAAAAAACGTAAACGCGTTCACCTGACGCCTGTGGATCGTGAGAAACAGGACGGTAAGCGCAAGCCACCTTTCTGGACCCGCACCGCGCTGATTCTGTCCGCCATCGGGGTCAGTTTTTCCCACGGTGCGAATGACGGTCAGAAGGGTATTGGCCTGATTATGCTGGTGCTGATCGGGGTGGCGCCGGCCGGATTTATCGTCAATATGAGTGCGTCCGGCTACGACATCAGCCGTACTCGTGACGCGGTAGTGAATCTTCAGGAATATTCTCAGCAGCATGGCGCCGCCCTGAAGCAGGTTATTGACCTCTCGCCACCGCTGATCCCTGCGCCGGAAAAGACCATTTCCGCCAACAGACAAACTGAATTTCATTGCGATGGCGCACGCGTCATGCTTGCGATTGATCATGCCCTGGCACTGTTAAACAACCTGAAAAGTTACGATCAACTCGATGCGGAAGACCGTAGCCAGGTGCGTCGTCTGCTGATGTGCATTTCCGATTCCCTGGATCGGATTATCGCGTTGTCGGAAACCCCGGCGGAGGATAAACGCTATCTGAGCAATCTGCGTAAAGATCTGTTGCAAACTATTGAATACGCGCCGATTTGGATCATCATTGCGGTAGCTCTGGCGCTTTCGCTCGGTACGATGGTGGGTTGGAAACGTGTCGCCACCACGATTGGCGAGAAGATTGGCAAGAACGGCATGACTTATGCGCAGGGCGTTTCCGCACAGGTTACCGCGGCGCTGTCGATTGGTGTGGCGAGCTACACCGGGATGCCGGTGTCGACCACTCACGTCTTGTCATCGGCGGTTGCCGGAACCATGATTGTCGACGGCGGCGGGGTTCAGAGTAAAACGGTGAAAAACATTCTGTTGGCCTGGGTGCTGACGTTGCCCGTCTCGCTAATGCTGTCCGGCACGTTGTATTGGCTGGCGTTAAAGTTGATCTAG
- a CDS encoding NAD(P)/FAD-dependent oxidoreductase has product MEQFDVVIIGAGAAGLFCAAQAGRRGLRVLLLDKGKKAGRKILMSGGGRCNFTNLNTEPAAYLSQNPHFCKSALARYTQWDFISLVNRYQIAYHEKTLGQLFCDDSAQQIVDMLTTECEEASVTIRLRSEVISVEKVDKTFILQLDGGVTLHCVSLVIASGGLSMPGLGATPFGYQLAQKFGLNVLPTRAALVPFTLHKPLLEHLQTLSGISLPAQIAAEIGVAFRENILFTHRGLSGPAVLQLSSYWQPGEFVTLNLLPNHNLSALINDERLSHPNQSLKNTLAQWLPKRLVECLQTLGQLPDITLKQLTPTQQQQIETNIQQWRIQPNGTEGYRTAEVTQGGVDTRELSSKTMEANKVPGLYFIGEVVDVTGWLGGYNFQWAWSSAWACAQALPESRN; this is encoded by the coding sequence GTGGAACAGTTTGACGTTGTCATTATTGGCGCAGGCGCGGCGGGATTGTTCTGCGCGGCGCAGGCGGGACGGCGAGGGCTGCGCGTGCTGCTGCTCGACAAGGGTAAAAAGGCCGGTCGCAAAATATTGATGTCCGGTGGAGGCCGCTGCAACTTTACCAATCTAAATACCGAGCCCGCAGCCTATTTGTCGCAAAACCCGCATTTCTGCAAATCTGCGCTGGCGCGATACACCCAATGGGACTTCATCAGTCTGGTGAACCGCTACCAAATCGCCTACCACGAAAAAACCCTCGGTCAGCTCTTTTGTGATGATTCCGCCCAGCAGATCGTCGATATGCTGACGACTGAATGCGAGGAGGCCAGCGTGACCATACGGCTGCGCAGCGAAGTGATCTCAGTGGAGAAAGTGGACAAGACCTTCATTTTGCAATTGGACGGCGGCGTCACACTGCATTGCGTCTCATTGGTGATTGCCAGCGGCGGTCTGTCCATGCCGGGGCTGGGCGCGACGCCATTCGGCTACCAGTTGGCGCAGAAATTCGGGCTGAACGTTTTGCCGACCCGTGCCGCGCTGGTGCCATTTACGCTGCATAAACCCTTGCTGGAACATTTGCAGACATTATCAGGCATCTCTTTGCCCGCCCAGATCGCCGCGGAAATTGGCGTCGCCTTCCGGGAAAACATTCTGTTTACGCATCGCGGTCTCTCCGGCCCGGCGGTATTACAATTATCCAGCTATTGGCAACCCGGTGAGTTCGTCACCCTTAATTTACTGCCTAATCACAATTTATCCGCGTTGATCAATGATGAACGTCTGTCCCACCCCAATCAAAGCCTGAAGAACACGTTGGCTCAGTGGCTCCCCAAACGTCTGGTGGAATGCCTGCAAACGCTGGGGCAGTTGCCGGATATCACGCTGAAACAGTTGACCCCTACCCAGCAACAGCAAATTGAAACCAACATCCAGCAGTGGCGGATACAGCCCAACGGTACGGAGGGCTATCGCACGGCCGAAGTCACGCAGGGCGGGGTAGATACCCGAGAGCTCTCCTCCAAAACGATGGAAGCCAACAAGGTGCCGGGGCTCTATTTCATTGGCGAGGTGGTTGACGTCACCGGCTGGCTCGGCGGCTACAATTTTCAATGGGCGTGGAGTTCAGCTTGGGCCTGCGCGCAGGCGCTGCCCGAATCGCGCAACTGA
- a CDS encoding EAL domain-containing protein → MKLKVGEHHYNGLPLLIAGVLPLLLGLLFTYVESRVMVKRDLESIARIALHHVENISQQAWEMVGHLQNFRGRSCDNIHAELQRLGSVFSYFRAIGVIDHSEVYCSSTFGNAQTSLTDVIQQPLPSPLPEKWSLSIAVSKNVTSRPALIFVHMQPNGYGAYAMVEAQYLSDVMDAVAHARGYQLSLRLENGYPIQVGPTIKSESGPFPTSEIGLKSDRFPITIRAVAPAAESIRAWKQIFFTFLPMSLILSLFFVVTIWYRQKRKLLFRDEMRKGIVRDEFSVYYQPLYNVTTQSCNGVEALMRWRRNNGQWIKPDIFIAAAETEGMIIPITRHLFKLVAEDINSWQVKPGFHLSLNVAAEHIQHPDFISDVRAFKKKISVHQISITLELTERSLISNGPDVIQRLHQLRSDGFIIAIDDFGTGHCSLSYLQNFPLDYLKIDRGFVSAISSLDEEAPILDAIINLSHRMNLKMVAEGVETTQQLAYLRQRGVICIQGFLYAKPMDNASLLIWLHYNSNKPIADLTIQNSADGE, encoded by the coding sequence ATGAAATTAAAAGTGGGCGAACATCATTATAATGGATTGCCATTATTGATAGCCGGGGTATTACCTTTATTGCTCGGATTGCTGTTTACCTATGTCGAATCTCGCGTGATGGTCAAACGCGACCTCGAATCCATCGCACGCATCGCTTTGCATCATGTAGAAAATATTTCGCAACAGGCTTGGGAGATGGTCGGCCATCTTCAGAACTTTCGTGGACGGTCTTGCGACAACATCCATGCCGAGTTACAGCGTCTGGGTTCCGTTTTCTCCTATTTCCGCGCTATCGGCGTTATCGATCATTCAGAAGTCTATTGTTCATCAACTTTCGGCAATGCACAGACTTCGCTTACCGACGTCATTCAACAACCGTTACCCTCTCCCCTTCCTGAAAAATGGAGTCTGTCGATTGCCGTTTCAAAAAACGTTACAAGCAGGCCGGCGCTGATATTCGTCCATATGCAACCTAATGGTTATGGCGCTTATGCTATGGTTGAGGCGCAATACCTGAGTGATGTGATGGATGCGGTAGCCCATGCGCGGGGCTATCAACTCTCATTGAGGTTAGAAAACGGCTATCCGATTCAGGTTGGCCCAACCATCAAATCTGAATCAGGTCCGTTTCCCACCTCCGAAATTGGACTCAAATCAGATCGGTTTCCTATTACCATCCGGGCCGTGGCCCCGGCTGCCGAATCCATTCGCGCCTGGAAGCAGATATTTTTCACCTTTTTACCCATGTCCCTCATTCTGTCGCTGTTTTTCGTCGTCACTATATGGTACCGGCAAAAACGGAAACTCCTGTTCCGCGACGAAATGAGAAAAGGGATCGTAAGAGACGAATTTTCCGTCTATTATCAGCCGCTCTATAATGTAACGACGCAATCCTGCAACGGTGTGGAAGCGCTCATGCGCTGGCGGCGTAATAACGGCCAATGGATAAAACCGGACATTTTTATTGCAGCCGCCGAAACGGAAGGGATGATCATTCCCATCACCCGGCACTTATTTAAGCTGGTGGCGGAAGACATTAATAGTTGGCAAGTCAAACCCGGCTTCCATCTGAGCCTGAATGTCGCAGCAGAGCACATACAGCACCCCGATTTCATTTCAGACGTACGCGCCTTCAAAAAAAAGATTTCCGTCCATCAAATTAGCATCACGCTGGAGTTGACAGAGCGTAGCCTTATCAGCAACGGCCCCGACGTTATCCAGCGGCTCCATCAATTACGATCGGACGGATTCATTATAGCGATTGATGACTTCGGTACAGGCCATTGCTCCCTTTCCTATCTGCAAAATTTCCCGCTGGACTATCTAAAAATCGATCGCGGGTTTGTGAGTGCAATCTCCTCATTAGACGAGGAAGCTCCGATACTCGACGCCATCATCAATTTGAGTCATCGCATGAATCTTAAAATGGTCGCGGAAGGTGTAGAAACCACACAACAGTTGGCTTATCTAAGGCAGCGCGGTGTTATTTGCATACAGGGTTTTCTGTATGCCAAACCAATGGACAACGCGTCTTTACTCATCTGGCTTCATTACAATAGCAATAAACCGATAGCTGACTTAACAATACAAAACAGCGCTGATGGTGAGTAA
- the eptB gene encoding kdo(2)-lipid A phosphoethanolamine 7''-transferase: MKFVHSLSHQKLSFVLAIYVGLFLNLSVFYRRFDVLSIPAGKTLPMFIPALIELTACILFTFFLMRIISLGGRHFYRVVASLLVLISVAASYYMTFFNVVIGYGIIAAVMTTDIDLSKEVVGLHFVLWMIAVSALPLFLIWKNTLRHTLIEQLASPGKRLVPLAVLLVVVALVWLPIRYMDKVQSVSEKLANVDLPSYGGVVAHSYLPSNWLSALGLFAYTKYDESQDSSNLFDPGKAFTYIPPKGIEDTYVVFIIGETTRWDHMGLLGYERNTTPKLSKERNLVAFRGQSCDTSTKLSMRCMFVREGGTEDNPQRTLKEQNIFAVMKELGFTSELFAMQSEVWFYNSIEADNYSFREMIASEKQNDGKSVDDMLLVDEVKDSLARYPTGKHLIVLHTKGSHYLYSMRYPRSYARYQPECMGVDASCSREQLINAFDNSVLYTDSFIQRVIDQVRDKKALVFYASDHGESVDDNQHLHGTPRDMAPPEQFRSPMMVWASDKFLAEPNNMNAFDQLKAQQRVGKIHRHEELFDTILGCLGYTSPDGGINPKNNWCNKPSR, translated from the coding sequence ATGAAGTTTGTTCATTCTTTATCACACCAGAAGTTGTCATTTGTACTGGCAATTTATGTCGGTCTTTTCCTCAACCTTTCCGTTTTTTATCGGCGGTTTGATGTTTTATCCATTCCCGCAGGCAAAACGCTTCCAATGTTTATTCCTGCGCTGATAGAGCTGACGGCCTGTATATTGTTCACCTTTTTCCTGATGCGCATCATTTCACTCGGAGGTCGCCACTTTTATCGCGTGGTTGCATCATTGCTGGTTCTGATTTCTGTTGCTGCCAGTTATTACATGACGTTTTTCAACGTTGTTATTGGCTACGGAATTATCGCGGCAGTCATGACAACCGATATTGACCTCTCTAAAGAAGTGGTTGGCTTACACTTTGTGCTGTGGATGATCGCGGTGAGCGCATTGCCGCTGTTTCTGATTTGGAAAAATACGTTACGCCATACGCTGATTGAGCAATTGGCTTCGCCGGGGAAGCGCCTGGTGCCCTTGGCGGTGTTATTGGTGGTGGTGGCGCTTGTCTGGTTGCCAATTCGTTATATGGATAAAGTCCAATCAGTGTCTGAAAAGCTCGCCAATGTCGATCTCCCCAGTTACGGCGGCGTCGTTGCGCACTCTTACCTCCCCTCCAACTGGCTGTCTGCACTGGGCTTGTTTGCCTATACCAAATATGACGAAAGTCAGGACTCTTCAAATCTTTTCGATCCGGGTAAGGCGTTCACTTACATTCCGCCCAAAGGAATTGAGGATACCTACGTGGTTTTCATCATTGGTGAAACAACCCGCTGGGACCATATGGGATTACTGGGATACGAACGAAATACGACACCGAAGTTGTCCAAAGAGCGGAATCTGGTTGCTTTCCGCGGTCAATCTTGTGATACCTCAACCAAGCTATCCATGCGCTGTATGTTCGTGCGCGAGGGGGGGACAGAAGATAACCCGCAGCGAACCTTGAAAGAGCAAAACATTTTCGCTGTGATGAAAGAACTAGGATTCACCTCTGAGCTTTTCGCGATGCAAAGCGAAGTGTGGTTCTACAATAGCATTGAGGCGGATAATTACTCTTTCCGGGAAATGATCGCGTCTGAAAAGCAAAACGATGGCAAGTCAGTGGATGATATGTTGCTGGTGGATGAGGTAAAGGATTCTTTAGCCCGTTACCCCACCGGCAAGCATCTGATCGTATTGCATACCAAGGGTTCACACTATCTTTATTCCATGCGCTATCCCCGCAGCTATGCCCGTTATCAGCCGGAGTGTATGGGGGTAGACGCCTCTTGCTCTCGCGAACAGCTTATCAACGCGTTTGATAATAGCGTGCTGTATACCGATAGCTTTATCCAGCGGGTCATCGATCAGGTCAGGGATAAAAAAGCGCTGGTGTTCTATGCTTCCGACCACGGTGAATCCGTTGACGATAACCAGCATCTGCATGGTACGCCGCGTGACATGGCGCCGCCGGAACAATTTCGTTCTCCCATGATGGTATGGGCATCGGATAAGTTTCTGGCTGAACCCAACAACATGAATGCGTTTGATCAGCTAAAGGCTCAGCAGCGGGTTGGTAAAATCCATCGCCATGAAGAGCTGTTTGATACCATTTTGGGATGTCTGGGATATACCTCGCCTGACGGGGGGATCAATCCGAAAAACAACTGGTGCAACAAGCCATCCAGATGA